In Streptomyces sp. NBC_01551, one DNA window encodes the following:
- a CDS encoding M23 family metallopeptidase, with protein MSVTTLTTVSRRAVSSATGLVLAATGLVAFAASPSYAAGPTYQMPFGCGQSWLGSTRAGHSPSTLAIDWTHGGSTHGQPVLASADGTISIADTLTNSDGSYRSYGKYVVIDHGGGWKTLYAHLDDYNVTEGARISRGQQIGHVGNTGNSSGAHLHYEQKYDGQVKQATFNGSPFNTGNLTSKNCDTAPEQPPAAPKQWRAQVAVESGGGIYHGVRNADRTWTAFGDVESQGGEVPTGVRSISESGIDGDTHVLAVSNEGKLYHTIRFADQSWGGFRDVHAVAGPLTNVTQVTSASIGGDLHVAVVADGSVYHTIRYANGTWALFGKVDQPAGGAVTKVAIAGSGSNLQMAALTGGVLQHTVRKADGSWTAWGNVSVETGAAAAGITSIDDVALASTGAGDLQLVVAANGGTKQFHGARYGNGTWTGFNDLGSVVSGVTVTDVAAAQVDGEMQAAFVATDGRILHTIRHTDGTWSAAGSVDLTGVSGDHTGIAITGTYN; from the coding sequence ATGTCCGTCACCACCCTCACCACCGTCAGCCGTCGAGCCGTGTCGTCCGCGACCGGTCTGGTACTCGCGGCCACCGGCCTCGTCGCCTTCGCGGCGTCCCCTTCCTACGCCGCGGGGCCCACGTACCAAATGCCCTTCGGCTGCGGCCAGTCGTGGCTCGGCAGCACCCGCGCCGGGCACAGCCCCTCCACGCTGGCGATCGACTGGACGCACGGCGGGAGCACCCACGGCCAGCCGGTGCTCGCCAGCGCCGACGGCACCATCAGCATCGCGGACACGCTGACCAACTCCGACGGTTCGTACCGCAGTTACGGCAAGTACGTCGTGATCGACCACGGCGGCGGCTGGAAGACCCTGTACGCCCACCTCGACGACTACAACGTCACGGAGGGCGCGCGGATCTCCCGCGGCCAGCAGATCGGCCACGTCGGCAACACCGGCAACTCCAGCGGAGCGCACCTGCACTACGAGCAGAAGTACGACGGGCAGGTCAAGCAGGCCACCTTCAACGGCAGCCCCTTCAACACGGGGAACCTGACCAGCAAGAACTGCGACACCGCGCCGGAGCAGCCGCCGGCCGCGCCGAAGCAGTGGCGGGCCCAGGTCGCGGTGGAGTCCGGCGGCGGGATCTACCACGGCGTCCGCAATGCCGACCGTACGTGGACCGCGTTCGGCGACGTGGAATCGCAGGGCGGGGAAGTCCCCACCGGGGTGCGGTCGATCTCCGAGTCGGGCATCGACGGGGACACCCACGTCCTGGCGGTCAGCAACGAGGGCAAGCTCTACCACACCATCCGGTTCGCCGATCAGTCGTGGGGCGGCTTCCGCGATGTACACGCCGTCGCGGGGCCGTTGACGAACGTCACGCAGGTGACGTCGGCGTCGATCGGCGGTGATCTGCACGTCGCGGTGGTGGCGGACGGCTCGGTCTACCACACCATCCGGTACGCGAACGGTACGTGGGCGCTGTTCGGGAAGGTCGACCAGCCGGCCGGGGGTGCGGTCACGAAGGTGGCGATCGCCGGTTCGGGCTCGAACCTCCAGATGGCCGCGCTGACCGGCGGGGTGCTCCAGCACACCGTCCGCAAGGCGGACGGCAGCTGGACGGCGTGGGGCAACGTCTCCGTCGAGACGGGCGCCGCGGCGGCCGGGATCACCTCCATCGACGACGTCGCCCTCGCCTCGACCGGTGCCGGTGACCTCCAGCTGGTGGTGGCCGCGAACGGCGGCACCAAGCAGTTCCACGGCGCCCGCTACGGAAACGGCACCTGGACCGGCTTCAACGACCTGGGCTCCGTGGTCTCCGGCGTGACCGTGACCGACGTCGCCGCGGCGCAGGTGGACGGCGAGATGCAGGCCGCGTTCGTCGCCACCGACGGCCGGATCCTGCACACGATCCGCCACACCGACGGCACCTGGTCGGCCGCGGGCTCCGTGGACCTGACCGGCGTCAGCGGCGACCACACCGGCATCGCGATCACCGGCACCTACAACTGA
- a CDS encoding methylmalonyl-CoA mutase — MDADAIEEGRRRWQARYDKARKREADFTTLSGDAVDPVYGPRPGDAYEGFERIGWPGEYPYTRGLHATGYRGRTWTIRQFAGFGNAEQTNERYKMILAAGGGGLSVAFDMPTLMGRDSDDPRSLGEVGHCGVAIDSAADMEVLFKDIPLGDVTTSMTISGPAVPAFCMYLVAAERQGVDPAVLNGTLQTDIFKEYIAQKEWLFEPEPHLRLIGDLMEYCAKGIPAYKPLSVSGYHIREAGATAAQELAYTLADGFGYVELGLSRGMDVDVFAPGLSFFFDAHLDFFEEIAKFRAARRIWARWMKEVYGAKSDKSMWLRFHTQTAGVSLTAQQPYNNVVRTAVEALAAVLGGTNSLHTNALDETLALPSEQAAEIALRTQQVLMEETGVANVADPLGGAWYVEQLTDRIEADAEKIFDQIKERGLRAHPDGQHPIGPITSGILRGIEDGWFTGEIAESAFQYQRSLEKGDKRVVGVNVHHGSVTGDLEILRVSHEVETVQVRELAARKSRRDDAKVTASLKTMLEAARDGSNMIPAMLDAVRAEATLGEICNVLRDEWGTYTEPPGF, encoded by the coding sequence ATGGATGCTGACGCCATCGAGGAGGGCCGCCGCCGCTGGCAGGCCCGTTACGACAAGGCCCGCAAGCGTGAGGCCGACTTCACCACTCTCTCCGGCGATGCCGTCGATCCGGTCTACGGGCCCCGGCCCGGCGACGCGTACGAGGGCTTCGAGCGCATCGGGTGGCCGGGTGAGTACCCGTACACCCGAGGGCTGCACGCCACCGGCTACCGGGGGCGGACCTGGACCATCCGGCAGTTCGCCGGGTTCGGGAACGCCGAGCAGACCAACGAGCGCTACAAGATGATCCTGGCCGCCGGCGGTGGCGGGCTCTCCGTCGCCTTCGACATGCCGACCCTCATGGGGCGCGACTCCGACGACCCCCGCTCGCTCGGCGAGGTCGGCCACTGCGGGGTCGCCATCGACTCCGCCGCCGACATGGAGGTCCTGTTCAAGGACATCCCGCTCGGTGACGTGACCACCTCGATGACGATCTCCGGGCCCGCCGTGCCCGCCTTCTGCATGTACCTGGTCGCCGCCGAGCGGCAGGGCGTGGACCCGGCCGTGCTGAACGGCACGCTCCAGACCGACATCTTCAAGGAGTACATCGCCCAGAAGGAGTGGCTCTTCGAGCCCGAGCCGCACCTTCGCCTCATCGGCGACCTCATGGAGTACTGCGCCAAGGGCATCCCGGCGTACAAGCCGCTGTCCGTCTCCGGCTACCACATCCGCGAGGCCGGGGCCACGGCCGCGCAGGAGCTCGCGTACACCCTCGCCGACGGCTTCGGGTACGTCGAGCTCGGCCTCTCGCGCGGCATGGACGTGGACGTCTTCGCGCCCGGCCTGTCCTTCTTCTTCGACGCGCACCTCGACTTCTTCGAGGAGATCGCCAAGTTCCGCGCCGCCCGCCGGATCTGGGCGCGCTGGATGAAGGAGGTCTACGGGGCCAAGAGCGACAAGTCGATGTGGCTGCGCTTCCACACCCAGACCGCCGGCGTCTCGCTGACCGCGCAGCAGCCCTACAACAACGTCGTGCGCACCGCCGTCGAGGCGCTGGCGGCCGTCCTCGGAGGCACGAACTCGCTGCACACCAACGCCCTCGACGAGACCCTCGCGCTGCCGAGCGAGCAGGCGGCCGAGATCGCCCTGCGCACCCAGCAGGTGCTGATGGAGGAGACCGGCGTCGCCAACGTCGCCGACCCGCTGGGCGGCGCCTGGTACGTCGAGCAGCTCACCGACCGCATCGAGGCCGACGCCGAGAAGATCTTCGACCAGATCAAGGAGCGCGGCCTGCGCGCCCACCCGGACGGGCAGCACCCGATCGGGCCGATCACCTCGGGCATCCTGCGCGGCATCGAGGACGGCTGGTTCACCGGCGAGATCGCCGAGTCGGCCTTCCAGTACCAGCGTTCGCTGGAGAAGGGCGACAAGCGGGTCGTCGGCGTCAACGTCCACCACGGCTCGGTCACCGGCGACCTGGAGATCCTCCGGGTCAGCCACGAGGTGGAGACCGTACAGGTACGCGAACTCGCCGCCCGCAAGTCCCGGCGCGACGACGCGAAGGTCACGGCGTCGCTCAAGACCATGCTGGAGGCCGCGCGGGACGGGTCGAACATGATCCCGGCCATGCTGGACGCGGTCCGGGCCGAGGCGACCCTCGGCGAGATCTGCAACGTGCTGCGCGACGAGTGGGGCACGTACACGGAGCCGCCCGGCTTCTAG
- a CDS encoding TetR/AcrR family transcriptional regulator codes for MRNPSPGISSPPGRTGRPRSAAADAAILAATRDALVELGWSKLTMGDVSARAGVAKTTLYRRWAGKNELVVDAVAELFDSLELPDRGSLEADIEYVVLQFAELLRRPEARTALMAVVAESTRDEALRDRIRSAIVDRQKRLVVLGRERAQARGELPYEEDDSVAGHTTDLIFDVIAGTVVHRALVSSEPVDEFWVATFTALLMHGLQGTPPA; via the coding sequence ATGCGCAACCCCAGCCCCGGCATCAGCTCCCCACCCGGCCGCACCGGACGCCCCCGCAGCGCCGCTGCGGACGCGGCGATCCTCGCCGCCACCAGGGACGCACTGGTCGAGCTGGGCTGGTCGAAGCTGACGATGGGCGACGTGTCGGCCCGCGCGGGCGTCGCGAAGACGACCCTGTACCGGCGCTGGGCGGGCAAGAACGAACTGGTCGTGGACGCCGTCGCCGAGCTCTTCGACTCCCTCGAACTGCCCGACCGGGGCTCCCTCGAAGCCGACATCGAGTACGTGGTGCTCCAGTTCGCGGAGCTGCTGCGCCGCCCGGAGGCCCGTACGGCCCTGATGGCGGTGGTCGCGGAGTCCACCCGGGACGAGGCGCTGCGCGACCGGATCCGGTCGGCGATCGTGGACCGGCAGAAACGTCTCGTCGTACTGGGTCGCGAACGGGCGCAGGCCCGCGGCGAACTCCCTTACGAGGAGGACGACTCCGTCGCGGGCCACACCACGGACCTGATCTTCGATGTGATCGCCGGCACGGTGGTGCACCGCGCGCTGGTCAGCTCCGAGCCGGTGGACGAGTTCTGGGTCGCCACCTTCACGGCACTCCTGATGCACGGCCTCCAGGGCACCCCGCCGGCCTGA
- a CDS encoding tetratricopeptide repeat protein gives MQPRNMSMSGVVDLAAVKAAGEAKAKAEQARAESARQGGGGAGSAAAGAVPPSALVIDVDEAGFERDVLQLSNEVPVVLDFWAEWCEPCKQLSPLLERLTFEAAGRVVLAKIDVDANQMLMQQFGIQGIPAVFAVVAGQVLPLFQGVVPEQQIRETLAQLVQVAEERFGLVGLQVDPGAEGAPAAATPAAPQAGPYDALLEAAVVALDAGDLAGAVQAYKNVLADDPANTEAKLGLAQAELLARVQHMNPQAVREAAAANPRDPQAQIAAADLDLVGGHVEDAFGRLVDTVRVTAGDDRDAVRVRLLELFEVIGADDPRVAKARTALARVLF, from the coding sequence ATGCAGCCCAGAAACATGTCCATGAGCGGCGTCGTCGACCTCGCCGCGGTGAAAGCGGCCGGCGAGGCCAAGGCGAAGGCCGAGCAGGCGCGGGCCGAGTCGGCCCGGCAGGGCGGGGGCGGCGCGGGTTCCGCGGCCGCCGGCGCCGTGCCGCCGTCCGCGCTCGTCATCGACGTAGACGAGGCCGGCTTCGAACGCGACGTACTCCAGCTCTCCAACGAGGTCCCGGTCGTCCTCGACTTCTGGGCCGAGTGGTGCGAGCCCTGCAAGCAGCTCAGCCCGCTGCTGGAGCGCCTGACCTTCGAGGCGGCCGGCCGTGTCGTCCTCGCGAAGATCGACGTCGACGCCAACCAGATGCTGATGCAGCAGTTCGGCATCCAGGGCATCCCGGCCGTCTTCGCCGTGGTCGCGGGCCAGGTGCTGCCGCTGTTCCAGGGCGTGGTGCCCGAGCAGCAGATCCGCGAGACGCTCGCCCAGCTGGTCCAGGTCGCCGAGGAGCGCTTCGGCCTCGTCGGCCTCCAGGTCGACCCCGGCGCCGAGGGAGCCCCCGCCGCCGCGACCCCGGCCGCGCCCCAGGCCGGTCCGTACGACGCGCTGCTGGAGGCGGCCGTCGTGGCGCTGGACGCCGGTGACCTCGCCGGCGCGGTGCAGGCGTACAAGAACGTACTCGCCGACGACCCGGCGAACACCGAGGCGAAGCTGGGGCTGGCCCAGGCCGAGCTGCTCGCCCGGGTGCAGCACATGAACCCGCAGGCGGTGCGCGAGGCGGCCGCCGCCAATCCGCGCGATCCGCAGGCGCAGATCGCCGCGGCCGACCTGGATCTGGTCGGCGGGCACGTGGAGGACGCCTTCGGGCGCCTCGTCGACACGGTACGGGTGACGGCGGGCGACGACCGCGACGCCGTACGGGTCCGCCTGCTGGAACTGTTCGAGGTCATCGGGGCCGACGACCCGCGGGTGGCGAAGGCGCGCACGGCGCTCGCCCGCGTGCTGTTCTAG
- a CDS encoding DUF6230 family protein has translation MSSQVRGGTRWKRFALVMVPSIAATAAVGVGLAQGALAASFSVSGQDFKVSADKLDGDNLIQYGGIAEGHDLKGNAAHHPVTISGFSHAEITNMCQSLVTPTPLGNITLQLRTGHKGKPAVADNIYLDVAELDTDAEFKNLDIGVAVGDASHKTKPQAGTVASPYAFSQRADKAILTNVRQKAWATTAGTFKLPDLKLRLLGGDQPCYQDEK, from the coding sequence ATGAGTTCTCAGGTTCGTGGCGGGACCAGATGGAAGCGCTTCGCGCTCGTCATGGTGCCGAGCATCGCGGCGACCGCCGCGGTCGGTGTGGGTCTGGCGCAGGGTGCCCTCGCGGCGTCCTTCAGCGTCTCCGGCCAGGACTTCAAGGTCTCGGCCGACAAGCTCGACGGTGACAACCTCATCCAGTACGGCGGCATTGCCGAGGGTCACGACCTCAAGGGCAACGCGGCGCACCACCCGGTGACCATCTCCGGGTTCAGCCACGCCGAGATCACCAACATGTGCCAGTCGCTGGTGACCCCGACTCCGCTGGGCAACATCACGCTGCAGCTGCGGACGGGCCACAAGGGCAAGCCGGCCGTCGCCGACAACATCTACCTGGATGTTGCCGAGCTCGACACCGACGCCGAGTTCAAGAACCTGGACATCGGTGTCGCCGTGGGCGACGCGAGCCACAAGACCAAGCCGCAGGCCGGTACGGTCGCGAGCCCGTACGCGTTCTCCCAGCGCGCCGACAAGGCGATTCTGACGAACGTGCGCCAGAAGGCGTGGGCGACGACGGCGGGCACGTTCAAGCTGCCCGACCTCAAGCTGCGCCTGCTCGGCGGCGACCAGCCGTGCTACCAGGACGAGAAGTAA
- a CDS encoding DUF6114 domain-containing protein, which translates to MNHQAPVYVRRSDDALLTVAYYHFYAWRGRRPFWAGLFMIFGGFPIAYYPYADVRLGNITLAMATTAGSGSLIIGVLLAVLGLALWFQASIRVFAGVASILLALVSLPVSNLGGFFVGFLFAMVGGALALSWVPGKPADAAQTTAEATAPAPAPEPVVDMSKADAMAGGIQGVPAPRDSETAHASETTAHADGGRNSAG; encoded by the coding sequence ATGAACCACCAGGCCCCGGTCTACGTTCGCCGCTCTGATGATGCTCTGCTCACCGTGGCGTATTACCACTTCTACGCCTGGCGCGGCCGCCGTCCCTTCTGGGCAGGCCTGTTCATGATCTTCGGTGGTTTCCCGATCGCGTACTACCCGTACGCGGACGTCCGGTTGGGCAACATCACCCTTGCCATGGCCACGACGGCCGGCTCAGGTTCGCTGATCATCGGTGTCCTGCTGGCCGTGCTGGGGCTGGCGCTCTGGTTCCAGGCGAGCATCCGCGTCTTCGCCGGAGTCGCCTCGATCCTGCTCGCGCTGGTGTCGCTGCCGGTGTCGAACCTCGGCGGCTTCTTCGTGGGCTTCCTGTTCGCCATGGTCGGCGGCGCCCTGGCGCTGTCGTGGGTCCCGGGCAAGCCCGCCGACGCGGCGCAGACGACGGCGGAGGCGACGGCGCCCGCGCCGGCGCCGGAACCGGTGGTCGACATGAGCAAGGCCGACGCGATGGCGGGCGGCATCCAGGGCGTCCCGGCCCCCCGCGACTCGGAGACGGCACACGCGAGCGAGACGACTGCCCACGCCGATGGCGGGAGGAACAGTGCGGGGTGA